A window of the Brassica napus cultivar Da-Ae chromosome A2, Da-Ae, whole genome shotgun sequence genome harbors these coding sequences:
- the LOC106393069 gene encoding uncharacterized protein LOC106393069 has product MNQWAIQPKAFAAGGEQSVVVCPKPRRIGLRNHPSSRSLRCYFSQQVESKAETDDILDIILTKEQVNHSQVLDSPSPFLCGSPPSRVANPLTQDARFRDEIKLVSSSPITTPLGHPPSSPSSSGRKGGCVRGNFGNSPAVRIEGFDCLDRDSRNCSIPALA; this is encoded by the exons ATGAATCAGTGGGCGATTCAGCCAAAGGCTTTCGCTGCGGGAGGAGAACAGAGTGTTGTAGTTTGCCCAAAACCACGTCGTATTGGTCTCCGTAACCATCCCTCCTCCCGCTCTCTGCGATGTTACTTCAGCCAGCAAGTTGAATCCAAGGCAGAGACTGATGATATCTTAGATATCATACTCACCAAg GAACAAGTTAATCATTCGCAGGTATTAGACTCGCCGTCCCCGTTTTTATGTGGGTCGCCACCGAGTAGAGTCGCTAACCCATTAACACAGGATGCTCGTTTCAGAGATGAAATCAAGCTGGTCTCTTCTTCCCCGATCACGACTCCGCTGGGCCATCCTCCGTCGTCCCCTTCTTCTTCAGGGAGGAAAGGAGGATGTGTTAGAGGCAATTTTGGTAACAGCCCAGCGGTTAGGATCGAAGGGTTTGATTGCCTTGACAGGGACAGTAGAAACTGCAGCATCCCTGCCTTGGCTTAG